The following proteins are encoded in a genomic region of Prochlorococcus marinus XMU1408:
- the mfd gene encoding transcription-repair coupling factor: MSLESIAKKIEKHPLTNELLDRSNRSERLILTGASRTAKALITTSLAKKVSNKLLIIVPTLEEATRWFPLIKDCGWSKTCLYPTSEVSPYDSVKITSEIIWGQLQVLSDILELNDDDDIAIIATERSLQPHLPPIEYLKSKCIKLKVGDEINLESLSLKLSECGYQKTNNIDQEGTWTRRGDILDIYPVSSELPIRLELFGDQLEKIKEFDPLSQRSLDKIDNVCITPTGFDPIILDRLLSIKNKDINNIFSEQEYDEITNSKTLSSAKKYLGLAFENPSSLLNYLDTNTFIVVEERNQSISHSNAWNKIVSESFEESLKLHKTKEFKNIRYEPNLHKDTKTLFDKLNLYKGLDTSDFENYSSQNNIFNLSSKTHNWLPNQYGKISSNVREYINQKYSVWIISAQPTRAKSLLDEHDCIAKFIPDSDDLNGIKSIIDDNLPVAIKNKNDGEIEGFLLQPWKIALITDKEFFGQINITTTGYVRRRKQAISKKIDPNKMKPGDYVVHRNHGIGLFQKIEKLNINGESRDYLVIKYSDGKLSVAADQLGSLGRYRNSNSKIPIINKLGGKNWNRIKDKAKKSVKKVAIDLIKLYAQRSKEKGYKFPHDGPWQIELENSFPYDLTPDQAKATKQVKSDMESDKPMDRLVCGDVGFGKTEVAIRAIFKAITSGKQIAFLAPTTVLSQQHWRTISDRFAPYPIKVSLLNRFKTNSERKDILSGLKEGIIDAVIGTHQLLNKNLSYKDLGLLVIDEEQRFGVNQKEKIKELKKSVDVLTLSATPIPRTLYMSLSGVREMSLITTPPPLRRPIKTHLAPLDNEIIRSAISQEIDRGGQIFYIVPRIKGIEDVAEKLNMMIPNVKLLIAHGQMEEGVLENAMLAFNAGEADILLCTTIVESGLDIPRVNTILIEDSHKFGLSQLYQLRGRVGRSGVQAHAWLFYPNNEKLNDASRQRLKAIQEFTDLGSGYQLAMRDMEIRGVGNILGIEQSGQMETIGFDLYMELLQETIAEIQGQDIPSVEDTQIDLPVTAFIPGDWITDPDEKINAYRLATQCESNDALVQFASNLVDRYGTLPKAVESLIEVMKLKIIAKKCGFSRIKLSKPNIELETIMDEPAFKLLRKGLPSHLHGRFIYKKGDMYSTVIIRGLGILDSDKLLDQLIEWLSTMNSEINNQ; encoded by the coding sequence GTGTCACTTGAGTCAATTGCAAAAAAAATTGAAAAACATCCTTTAACGAATGAATTATTAGACAGGTCAAATAGAAGTGAAAGATTAATATTAACTGGTGCATCGCGTACAGCTAAGGCATTAATTACTACATCATTAGCCAAGAAAGTTAGTAATAAACTTCTAATAATTGTTCCAACTTTAGAAGAAGCAACAAGGTGGTTTCCATTAATTAAAGATTGTGGATGGTCTAAAACATGTTTATATCCAACTAGTGAGGTATCTCCATATGACTCTGTTAAGATAACATCAGAAATAATATGGGGTCAATTACAAGTTCTTAGCGATATATTAGAGTTAAATGATGATGATGATATAGCTATAATTGCCACTGAGAGATCACTACAACCTCATTTACCACCAATCGAATATCTAAAGTCTAAATGTATTAAATTAAAAGTAGGAGATGAAATTAATTTAGAATCTCTATCGTTAAAATTAAGTGAATGTGGTTATCAAAAAACAAATAACATAGATCAAGAAGGTACTTGGACCCGACGTGGAGATATTCTTGATATTTATCCAGTAAGTAGTGAACTTCCAATTAGATTAGAATTATTTGGTGACCAATTAGAGAAAATCAAAGAATTTGATCCACTTTCTCAAAGATCTTTAGACAAAATTGATAATGTATGTATTACTCCAACTGGATTTGATCCTATTATTCTTGACAGGCTTTTATCAATTAAAAATAAAGATATAAATAATATATTCTCTGAGCAAGAATATGATGAAATAACTAATTCAAAAACATTGTCTTCGGCAAAGAAATATCTAGGATTAGCATTTGAAAATCCGTCTTCCTTATTAAATTATTTAGATACTAATACCTTTATTGTAGTAGAAGAAAGAAATCAATCTATTTCTCACAGTAATGCTTGGAATAAAATTGTTAGTGAAAGTTTTGAAGAATCACTTAAATTACATAAAACCAAAGAATTTAAAAATATCAGATATGAACCAAATCTTCATAAAGATACGAAAACTCTTTTTGATAAACTAAATCTATATAAAGGTTTAGATACTTCTGATTTTGAAAACTATAGTTCGCAAAATAATATATTTAATCTTTCAAGTAAAACTCATAATTGGCTTCCTAATCAATACGGTAAAATCAGTTCAAATGTAAGGGAATATATTAATCAAAAATATTCAGTATGGATTATCTCGGCACAACCTACACGAGCCAAGTCACTATTAGATGAGCATGATTGTATTGCAAAATTTATCCCTGATAGTGATGATTTAAATGGTATAAAAAGCATTATAGATGACAATCTGCCAGTAGCTATTAAAAACAAGAATGATGGTGAAATAGAAGGGTTTCTTTTACAACCATGGAAAATAGCGTTGATTACCGATAAAGAATTTTTTGGTCAAATCAATATTACAACAACAGGTTATGTAAGAAGAAGAAAGCAAGCCATTAGTAAAAAGATCGACCCAAATAAAATGAAACCTGGTGATTATGTTGTTCATAGAAATCATGGAATAGGATTATTTCAAAAAATAGAAAAATTAAATATTAATGGTGAATCTCGTGATTATCTAGTAATAAAATATAGTGATGGAAAATTAAGTGTTGCAGCAGATCAATTAGGTAGTTTAGGCAGATATAGAAACTCAAATTCAAAGATACCCATAATAAACAAATTAGGAGGTAAAAACTGGAATAGAATTAAGGATAAAGCCAAAAAATCTGTTAAGAAAGTAGCTATAGATTTAATTAAGTTATATGCACAGAGATCTAAAGAGAAAGGATACAAATTTCCACATGATGGCCCCTGGCAAATAGAATTAGAAAATTCTTTTCCTTACGATTTAACCCCAGATCAAGCTAAAGCAACTAAACAGGTTAAATCAGATATGGAAAGTGATAAACCAATGGATAGATTAGTATGTGGAGATGTTGGCTTTGGTAAAACTGAAGTTGCAATAAGAGCAATATTTAAAGCTATTACTTCAGGCAAACAAATAGCTTTTTTAGCTCCAACCACAGTATTATCCCAACAACATTGGAGAACTATCTCTGATAGATTTGCACCATATCCAATTAAGGTTTCACTACTTAATAGATTTAAAACAAATAGCGAAAGAAAAGATATATTAAGTGGACTTAAAGAAGGAATAATTGATGCAGTTATTGGTACCCATCAACTTTTAAATAAAAATTTATCTTATAAGGATTTAGGGCTTTTAGTAATAGACGAAGAACAACGTTTTGGTGTTAATCAGAAAGAAAAAATCAAGGAATTAAAAAAAAGTGTTGATGTATTAACACTATCAGCTACACCAATACCACGAACTTTGTATATGAGTCTTTCTGGTGTTCGCGAAATGAGTTTAATAACTACACCACCGCCATTAAGAAGACCGATTAAAACACATTTAGCTCCACTCGATAATGAAATTATAAGAAGTGCAATTTCTCAAGAAATAGATAGAGGTGGACAGATTTTTTATATTGTTCCTCGCATAAAAGGTATAGAAGATGTAGCAGAAAAATTAAACATGATGATTCCAAATGTGAAATTACTTATTGCTCATGGTCAAATGGAGGAGGGTGTTCTAGAGAATGCAATGTTAGCTTTTAATGCTGGAGAGGCAGACATTTTACTCTGCACAACTATTGTTGAAAGTGGATTAGATATACCTAGAGTAAATACTATCTTAATTGAAGATTCTCACAAGTTTGGTTTATCTCAACTTTATCAATTAAGAGGAAGAGTCGGTAGAAGTGGGGTCCAAGCTCACGCATGGCTTTTTTATCCAAACAACGAAAAATTAAATGATGCCTCTAGGCAAAGATTAAAGGCTATTCAAGAATTCACCGACTTAGGTAGTGGTTATCAATTAGCAATGCGGGATATGGAAATCCGAGGAGTAGGAAATATTTTAGGAATTGAACAAAGCGGACAAATGGAAACAATAGGATTTGATTTATATATGGAACTATTGCAAGAAACTATTGCTGAGATTCAAGGACAAGACATACCATCTGTGGAAGACACTCAAATTGATTTACCAGTTACAGCCTTTATACCTGGTGATTGGATTACGGATCCAGATGAAAAAATAAATGCTTATAGACTTGCCACACAATGTGAAAGTAATGATGCTTTAGTTCAATTTGCTAGCAACTTAGTCGATAGATATGGAACATTACCTAAGGCGGTTGAGTCATTAATTGAAGTAATGAAGTTAAAAATAATCGCTAAAAAATGTGGTTTTTCAAGAATTAAGTTGAGCAAACCGAATATAGAGCTTGAAACGATAATGGATGAGCCAGCTTTTAAGTTATTACGAAAAGGTTTACCGAGCCATCTTCATGGCAGGTTTATATATAAGAAAGGTGATATGTATTCAACGGTAATTATTAGAGGTCTTGGTATTTTGGATAGCGATAAACTTCTAGATCAATTAATAGAATGGTTATCGACAATGAATTCTGAAATAAATAATCAATAA
- a CDS encoding TerC family protein — MDSASLRSLTPLLDGIDRWVELAPLLPVIVSLELVLSADNAVALASITKNLNNLDQQKKALNIGILIALLLRIVVILTAQFFLNFWPFKLAGGLYLISLSISKFININKETHSENKDKSDLKKNFSLFNVILLLSLTDLAFSIDSITAAVAISDQFLLVITGAIIGVIALRFTSGLFIKWLEIYINLEKAGYIAVALIGIKLILQLILYNIFIPEYLFFLIMLCVFLWGFSSKVNDFGEV, encoded by the coding sequence ATGGATTCAGCATCTCTTAGATCCTTAACTCCGTTACTTGATGGAATTGACAGGTGGGTCGAGCTAGCTCCTCTTTTACCTGTGATTGTTTCACTTGAGCTTGTTTTGTCTGCTGATAATGCAGTAGCACTTGCATCCATTACAAAAAATCTAAATAATCTTGATCAACAAAAAAAAGCTTTAAATATTGGAATATTAATTGCTTTACTACTTAGAATTGTTGTAATTCTTACAGCACAATTCTTTTTAAATTTTTGGCCATTCAAGCTCGCTGGTGGACTTTATTTGATCTCACTTTCTATTTCTAAATTTATTAATATCAATAAAGAAACTCACTCTGAAAATAAAGATAAGAGTGATTTGAAAAAGAATTTTTCATTATTTAATGTTATTTTACTATTATCTTTAACAGATTTAGCATTTTCAATTGATAGCATTACTGCTGCAGTTGCAATAAGCGATCAATTTCTTTTAGTAATTACTGGAGCAATTATCGGTGTAATTGCCCTAAGATTTACATCCGGATTATTCATTAAATGGCTTGAAATATATATAAATTTAGAGAAAGCTGGATATATAGCTGTTGCACTAATTGGTATAAAATTAATTTTACAATTAATTTTATATAATATTTTTATTCCAGAGTATCTATTCTTTTTAATTATGCTTTGCGTTTTTCTTTGGGGTTTTTCAAGTAAAGTGAATGATTTTGGGGAAGTTTAA
- the fmt gene encoding methionyl-tRNA formyltransferase, which translates to MKIIFWGTPKYAADNLLTLISSGHEVTAVVTQPDRKRGRGKNMSPSPVKKVAEEYDIPVFTTKSIRNDQITKDKIINLNADVYVVVAFGQILPIEILKRPKLGCWNSHASLLPEWRGAAPIQWSIINDDSKTGVCIMAMESGLDTGPVIAKESTEIDDKDNLEILTNRLSKMSSELIIKSLSKIKLTTGLNEIDRLKKLNAIEQSKLTGIPSYARQIVKEDYLIDWNHTSRKIFKKIQGLFPNAYTIFNGKRIKIFKACIIINYEDYMDSELIEKISKKKYKTGEIIMIKKESGIFIMSNDYPLIIKEGQLEGKNKTDSYTLSIQCNLKIKNCFGI; encoded by the coding sequence GTGAAAATAATTTTTTGGGGAACACCAAAATATGCAGCGGATAATTTATTAACTTTAATTAGTTCTGGTCACGAAGTAACTGCTGTAGTAACTCAACCTGATAGAAAACGAGGAAGAGGAAAAAATATGTCTCCATCACCAGTGAAAAAAGTGGCAGAAGAATATGACATTCCTGTATTTACAACTAAATCAATCAGAAATGATCAAATCACAAAAGATAAAATCATTAATTTGAATGCAGATGTTTATGTAGTTGTGGCCTTTGGTCAAATTCTTCCAATAGAGATATTAAAAAGGCCCAAACTTGGCTGCTGGAATAGTCACGCATCCTTACTACCAGAATGGAGAGGAGCTGCTCCGATCCAGTGGAGCATAATTAATGATGACTCAAAGACTGGAGTTTGCATTATGGCTATGGAATCAGGACTAGATACAGGTCCGGTTATTGCAAAAGAATCAACAGAAATTGATGATAAAGATAATCTCGAGATACTTACAAATAGATTATCTAAAATGTCTTCAGAGTTGATAATTAAATCTCTAAGTAAGATTAAGCTTACCACTGGATTAAATGAAATTGATAGATTAAAAAAATTAAATGCAATTGAACAATCAAAACTTACAGGTATTCCAAGTTATGCAAGGCAAATCGTAAAAGAGGATTACTTAATTGATTGGAATCATACATCAAGAAAAATTTTTAAAAAGATTCAAGGACTATTTCCAAACGCATATACTATATTTAACGGTAAAAGAATTAAGATTTTTAAAGCCTGTATAATAATTAATTATGAAGATTATATGGATAGTGAATTAATTGAAAAAATATCAAAAAAGAAATATAAAACAGGTGAGATAATAATGATAAAAAAAGAAAGTGGAATCTTTATAATGTCTAATGATTATCCTCTAATAATAAAAGAAGGACAATTAGAGGGTAAAAATAAAACTGATTCTTATACCTTATCAATTCAATGTAATTTAAAAATAAAAAATTGCTTTGGAATTTAA